A portion of the Bufo gargarizans isolate SCDJY-AF-19 chromosome 7, ASM1485885v1, whole genome shotgun sequence genome contains these proteins:
- the LOC122944006 gene encoding retinol dehydrogenase 8-like: MALKNVLVTGCSSGIGLAIAAKLAKDEQKRFKVYATMRNLSKQDDLVKAAEGCAGTTLEVKQLDVCSEESIRDCVNSIPDRRVDILVSNAGVGLIGPIECQSIEEMKTVMDTNFFGLVRLLKEILPDMKKKKNGHIVIISSVMGIQGILFNDVYAASKFAVEGFCESLAIQALKFKLQLSLIEPGPVITEFERKAFEDGMKMDLSAADKETAEMFTNIYLKNYKSIFQSLGQTAEDVAEHTMKIILSDNPPFRHQTNTLYTPMTTLKYADPNGDLPIDTFYKMVFQHDKIFNASLNFIKLLRWRSKRSFDLGKPQS, encoded by the exons ATGGCTCTGAAGAACGTGCTTGTTACAGGATGCTCCTCGGGGATAGGTCTGGCTATTGCTGCCAAGCTGGCCAAGGATGAACAGAAACGATTTAAAG TTTATGCAACAATGAGAAACTTGTCGAAGCAAGATGACCTGGTAAAAGCCGCAGAAGGATGTGCGGGGACAACACTGGAGGTCAAACAGCTGGATGTGTGCAGTGAAGAGTCCATCAGAGACTGCGTCAACAGCATCCCGGATCGAAGAGTGGACATTTTAG TTAGCAATGCAGGAGTTGGGCTCATAGGACCTATTGAATGTCAAAGCATTGAAGAAATGAAAACTGTGATGGATACAAATTTCTTTGGACTGGTCAGACTACTAAAGGAAATCTTACCAGATATGAAAAAGAAGAAGAATGGTCACATAGTAATTATCAGCAGCGTCATGGGAATCCAAG GCATTTTGTTTAATGATGTCTATGCTGCCTCCAAGTTTGCTGTTGAAGGCTTCTGTGAAAGTCTAGCAATACAGGCCCTGAAATTCAAGCTCCA GTTGAGCCTCATTGAACCTGGTCCGGTGATCACAGAGTTTGAACGGAAAGCTTTTGAAGATGGAATGAAGATGGACCTTTCTGCAGCAGATAAGGAGACTGCAGAGATGTTTACCAATATCTATCTTAAAAACTACAAGTCAATCTTCCAAAGCTTGGGACAGACAGCTGAAGACGTGGCAGAG CATACAATGAAGATTATTCTGTCAGACAATCCACCGTTCCGTCACCAGACAAACACTCTCTACACTCCAATGACAACTTTAAAATATGCCGATCCCAATGGTGACTTACCCATCGATACCTTCTACAAaatggtctttcagcatgacaaaatCTTCAATGCCAGCCTAAATTTCATCAAACTCCTGAGATGGAGGAGTAAAAGGAGCTTTGACTTGGGGAAACCACAATCATAG